One Nicotiana sylvestris chromosome 12, ASM39365v2, whole genome shotgun sequence genomic window carries:
- the LOC104216888 gene encoding transcription factor bHLH14-like codes for MENLISTTSSTSQPNALQKILQYIVHSRQEWWVYSIFWQATKDVNNRFILSWGDAHFRGTKDISSAKTGHQLQKKFGFETNVTDSEWFYMVSMPQCFVAEDELVVRAYSSATHVWLASHYELQLYNCERAKEADSHGIRTLVCIATPCGVVELGSSDVIQENWEFVQLIRSLFGSNNNNITSHLPINQVTLRDHQKERDGSPQQEPDKRKQEIVTETAINNINRSRKRKADSSSIITGRSEMAMNHVEAERIRREKLNHRFYALRSVVPYVSKMDKASLLADAVTYIKELKAKVEDLESKIQSQKPKNNLMEQHDSHSASSAVFDPANNKSFSSSNGGRNGMEIEVKIIGTEAMIRVQSLDVNYPCARLMNVFREMEFQIYHASVSSFKDLMLQDIVIRVPDEYSNKEALKSAIMTRLCGIDN; via the exons ATGGAAAACTTAATCTCTACTACTTCATCAACTTCACAGCCTAACGCACTTCAAAAAATCCTTCAGTACATCGTTCATAGTCGTCAAGAATGGTGGGTTTATTCCATCTTCTGGCAAGCGACAAAAGATGTTAATAACCGCTTTATCTTATCTTGGGGCGATGCCCATTTTCGCGGAACTAAAGACATAAGTTCCGCGAAAACTGGCCATCAACTTCAAAAGAAGTTTGGTTTCGAAACCAACGTTACAGATTCTGAGTGGTTCTATATGGTATCTATGCCTCAGTGTTTCGTGGCCGAGGATGAACTCGTCGTACGAGCTTATTCCTCGGCCACACACGTGTGGCTGGCTAGTCATTACGAGCTGCAGCTATACAATTGTGAGAGAGCTAAAGAAGCTGATTCGCATGGAATTCGTACACTAGTTTGTATTGCTACTCCTTGTGGTGTTGTTGAATTGGGTTCCTCCGATGTTATTCAAGAAAATTGGGAATTTGTTCAACTTATCAGGTCTCTATTTGGATCTAACAATAACAATATAACTTCTCATCTACCCATCAATCAAG TTACATTGCGAGATCATCAGAAGGAAAGAGATGGATCACCACAACAAGAGCCAGATAAGAGAAAGCAAGAAATCGTTACTGAAACGGCGATAAACAATATCAATCGGTCAAGGAAACGTAAGGCTGATTCGAGCAGTATAATAACAGGACGATCAGAAATGGCGATGAATCACGTCGAGGCAGAGAGAATAAGAAGGGAAAAATTGAATCATAGATTCTATGCTCTAAGGAGCGTTGTTCCATACGTATCCAAAATGGACAAAGCTTCTTTGTTAGCAGATGCAGTTACTTATATCAAAGAACTCAAAGCTAAAGTTGAAGATTTAGAATCCAAAATCCAGTCCCAGAAACCTAAGAACAATCTTATGGAGCAACACGATTCTCATAGTGCATCTTCTGCTGTATTTGATCCAGCTAATAATAAGTCATTTTCCAGTTCCAACGGGGGACGAAATGGAATGGAAATCGAAGTTAAGATTATAGGAACAGAAGCCATGATTAGGGTTCAGTCTTTGGATGTAAATTACCCATGTGCAAGATTGATGAATGTGTTTAGAGAAATGGAGTTTCAGATTTACCATGCAAGTGTTTCCAGTTTTAAAGACTTGATGCTTCAAGATATCGTGATTAGGGTTCCTGATGAATATTCAAACAAGGAAGCCCTAAAATCTGCTATCATGACAAGATTATGTGGTATTGATAATTAA